One part of the Flavobacterium johnsoniae UW101 genome encodes these proteins:
- a CDS encoding DUF1842 domain-containing protein: protein MSDLLAGAYLAKGTIGNVGTPGAPIASFSLVVVPSQNSVSGTVVITQAVHGPDSHIVVPVTGKIYATGFGQFTQVVSLKGQYVHTFPPPAIGAFLADFDAHLAIDGSWNGTGGFSYYQHDIENVPVKAAANLQAELA, encoded by the coding sequence ATGTCAGATTTATTAGCAGGTGCTTACTTAGCAAAAGGCACAATTGGAAATGTTGGAACACCAGGTGCTCCAATTGCATCATTTAGTTTAGTTGTTGTACCATCACAAAATTCTGTTTCTGGTACAGTAGTAATTACTCAGGCTGTACATGGCCCTGATAGCCATATTGTTGTTCCGGTAACTGGAAAAATATATGCAACTGGATTTGGACAATTTACTCAAGTTGTGAGTTTAAAAGGACAGTATGTTCACACTTTCCCTCCTCCTGCAATTGGTGCTTTTTTAGCAGATTTTGATGCTCATTTAGCGATTGATGGTTCATGGAATGGAACAGGAGGTTTTTCATATTATCAACATGATATTGAAAACGTACCAGTAAAAGCTGCTGCAAATTTACAAGCTGAGTTGGCATAA